The genomic interval GAAGAAGCCGTCGGCGAAGGCGTCGATCCAGCCCGCATCCTCGTGCGGCAACGACAGCGACAGCGTGCACCAACGCGGCTGCGCGCCCATCGCGGCGAGATCGGACAGATTCACCGCCAGCGTCTTCCAGCCCACGTCGGCAGGCGCGGTCTCAAGCGGAAAATGCACGCCGGCGTTGAGCGTATCGGCGGTGATCGCCAGGTGCTCGCCCGGCGGCGGCTGCAGCAGCGCCGCATCGTCGCCGATGCCCAACGGCACGTCCGCATGCGTCCCGATCCGGGCACGCAGGCGTTCGATCAGATCGAATTCAGGCATTTTAGGAGCCGGGATTGGGGATTGGGCATTCGGGATTGGCAACAGCGAGGCAACGGCTGCGGCCCAGAAGGGAATGCCGCTCTTGCGAATCCCCAATCCCCAATGCCCAATCCCGCGCTGCTAGGCGCCGCCGGCGCCACCCGACTCCACCGCACGCCATTCCAGCGCGGCGCGGTCGAGCACGCCGTTGACGTAGGTGTGGCCGTGTTCGGAGCCGAAACGCTTGGCGGTCTCGATGGCTTCGTTGATCACCACGCGGTAGGGCACGTCCTGCCGGTGCAGCAGTTCGTAGGCGGCCAGGCGCAGCACCGCGCGTTCGATCGCGTCCACTTCCTCGACCGTGCGGTCCAGGTAGCCGACCAGCGCCGCATCCAGTTCGGTGCGGTGCTTGAGCACGCCTTCGACCAGATTCTCGAAATAGATCAGGTCGGCGATCTCGTGCGCCTGCTCGTGCGCGAACTGCGCGATCACGTGCTGCGCGGTGCCGCCGGCGATCTGCCAGGCGTAGATCGCCTGCAGCGCACGCCGGCGCGCGCGCGAACGCAGCACCGGATCGACGCCGTCGCGGCGGACATGCTTGTGGCCAGCGGGCTTGTTCATGGCAGCAGCTCCAGCAGATTGACCATTTCCAGCGCGCTCAGCGCCGCTTCCTCGCCCTTGTTGCCATGGCTGCCGCCGGCGCGCGCTTCGGCGTCTTCGACCTGCTCCACCGCCAGCACGCCATTGAGCACCGGGATGCGGAAGTCCAGCGACACCCGCAGCAGGCCTTCGGCGCAGCCATCGGCCACGTGTTCGTAATGGCGGGTGTCACCGCGGATCACGCAGCCCAGCGCGATGATCGCCGCGTGCTTGCCGGCGGCGGCCAGGCGCGCGGCGGCCAGCGGCAGTTCCCACGCGCCAGGCACGCGGATCACGTCCACCGCGTCGTCGGCGATGCCGTTGCCGGACAGGCTTTCCCGCGCGCCGGCGACCAGCACGTCGGTGATGCGCGCGTTCCAGCGGCTGGCGATGATCGCGAAACGGGCCGCTGCAGGAGCGCGGAGGTCGCCTTCGTAGTGGGTCATGGCGGTGGCAGGTTCAGTGGGTGGGAGAGTTTAGCAGGCGGCGTGTTCCGGGCTCGGGCCCCGGAAGCGCTTGCAGCGCCGATAGCGAAGCAGCGTAAGGGAATCAGCCTTTCCCGACTCCCGCTTTTGCCAATCCCGAATCCCGAATCCCCACTCCCGGCTCCAACTCCACATGCTCCACCACCTCCAGCCCGAATCCGGCCAGGCCGACCTGGCGGCGCGGGGTGCCCAGCACGCGCAGCTTGCCCAGGCCCAGGTCGGCCAGGATCTGGCTGCCGGCGCCGTTGCGCCGCCACTGCCCCACGTCCTTGCTGTTGGCGGCCACGTCCGGCTGCTTGCGCAGCCGCGCCAGCAGCGCCTGGCTGTCGCGCGGCGCCGACAGCACCACCATGACCCCGTTGTCGGCGGCGGCGATCGCGCGCAGCGCGTCGCTGGCGGCCACGCCGAAATCGTCGCGGCGCCAGTGCAGCAGGTCGGCCAGCGGGTTCTCCACCTGCACCCGCACCAGGGTCGGCGTGTCCGCGTCCGGGGTGCCGCGGACCAGCGCGAAATGCAGGTCGTGGGCGATGCGGTCGCGGTAGGTGACCAGGGTGAAGCTGCCGAACTCGGTCTCGATGGCGCGCTCGTCGATGCGCTCCACGGTGTGTTCGGTGGCCAGGCGGTAGGCGATCAGGTCGGCGATCGAACCCATCTTCAGCCCATGCAGCCGCGCGAACTCCTCCAGCTGCGGGCGCCGCGCCATGCTGCCGTCGGGATTGAGCACTTCCACCAGCACCCCGGCCGGCTCCAGCCCGGCCAGCAGCGGCAGGTCGCCGGCGGCCTCGGTGTGGCCGGCGCGGGTCAGCACGCCGCCAGGCTGGGCGATCAGCGGGAAGATGTGCCCGGGCTGGCTCAGATCGTGCGGCTTGGCGTCGGGTTTGACCGCGGTGCGCACCGTATGCGCGCGGTCGTAGGCGGAGATGCCGGTGGTGACGCCCTCGGCGGCCTCGATGCTGACGGTGAAGTTGGTGTGGAACTGCGCGGTGTTGTGCTGGACCATCGGCGCCAGGCCCAGCTGCGCGCAGCGCTCGCGGGTCAGCGACAGGCACACCAGGCCGCGCGCATGGGTGACCATGAAATTGATGTCCGAGGGCTTGACCAGCTCGGCGGCCATGATCAGGTCGCCCTCGTTCTCGCGGTCCTCGTCGTCGACGATGACCACCATGCGACCGGCGCGGATTTCCTCCAGCAGCTCGGGGACGGGGGCGAAGTTCAGGCTAGGGGTGGTGGATGGCGACATGAGGGACTCGCAGAAAAACGGAAGGCGCCGCGCGCCGCCGCGGGCAGCGGCGACGGCACGGCAAAAGGGGCGGTGCGGCGCAGGTCAGTCCTGGCGGCCTTGCAGCAGGCGTTCGACGTAGCGCGCGACCAGGTCGATCTCCAGGTTCACCGCCGCGCCGACCACGGTATGCGCGAACGCGGTGTTCGCCACCGTGTGCGGGATCAGCGCCACCTCGAAGCCGGCAGCGTCCACGTCGTTGACGGTCAGGCTGACCCCGTCCACGCAGATCGAGCCCTTCTTGGCGATGTAGCGCAGCAGCGCCGGCGGCGCGGCGAAGCGCCAGCGCTGCGCGCGCGCGTCCTCGTGGATCGACAGCACGCTGCCGAGACCATCGACATGGCCGCTGACCAGATGCCCGCCGAGCCGGTCGCTCGGGCGCATCGCCCGCTCCAGGTTCAGCACCGCGCCTTCGGCGAGCGCGCCGAGCGTGGTCAGGGACAGGGTCTCGGTGGACGCATCGGCCTGGAACGATGCCGCGTCGAAGGCGACGACGGTCAGGCACACGCCGTTGACCGCGATGCTCTCGCCGAGCTGCACGTCGGCGAACGGCAGGCTGCCGGTGGAGAAGGTGAAGCGGAGATCGCCGCCCTGCGGCTGGCGCGCGGCCAGGCGGCCGACGCCTTCGATGATTCCGGTGAACATAAACGTTTCTCGCAAAAATGGTGAGCGAAAAACGCCACAAGGCATACAGGCGCGCGCACAGCCGCAAGGCTGCGCGAAGGCCGTCTTCTTTCATCCGGACTATACCGTCGGCTCCGGCATCGGACCGGATCTGCTGACCTTGCGCCTCCGCGCCAGCAGCTACCTGCCGGCCCGACGACCCAAGCGCTCGCGGGCTCGTGCGCGAACGCACCTACCGCCGGTG from Xanthomonas sp. DAR 34887 carries:
- the nusB gene encoding transcription antitermination factor NusB — translated: MNKPAGHKHVRRDGVDPVLRSRARRRALQAIYAWQIAGGTAQHVIAQFAHEQAHEIADLIYFENLVEGVLKHRTELDAALVGYLDRTVEEVDAIERAVLRLAAYELLHRQDVPYRVVINEAIETAKRFGSEHGHTYVNGVLDRAALEWRAVESGGAGGA
- the ribH gene encoding 6,7-dimethyl-8-ribityllumazine synthase, encoding MTHYEGDLRAPAAARFAIIASRWNARITDVLVAGARESLSGNGIADDAVDVIRVPGAWELPLAAARLAAAGKHAAIIALGCVIRGDTRHYEHVADGCAEGLLRVSLDFRIPVLNGVLAVEQVEDAEARAGGSHGNKGEEAALSALEMVNLLELLP
- the ribB gene encoding 3,4-dihydroxy-2-butanone-4-phosphate synthase → MNFAPVPELLEEIRAGRMVVIVDDEDRENEGDLIMAAELVKPSDINFMVTHARGLVCLSLTRERCAQLGLAPMVQHNTAQFHTNFTVSIEAAEGVTTGISAYDRAHTVRTAVKPDAKPHDLSQPGHIFPLIAQPGGVLTRAGHTEAAGDLPLLAGLEPAGVLVEVLNPDGSMARRPQLEEFARLHGLKMGSIADLIAYRLATEHTVERIDERAIETEFGSFTLVTYRDRIAHDLHFALVRGTPDADTPTLVRVQVENPLADLLHWRRDDFGVAASDALRAIAAADNGVMVVLSAPRDSQALLARLRKQPDVAANSKDVGQWRRNGAGSQILADLGLGKLRVLGTPRRQVGLAGFGLEVVEHVELEPGVGIRDSGLAKAGVGKG
- a CDS encoding riboflavin synthase, with the protein product MFTGIIEGVGRLAARQPQGGDLRFTFSTGSLPFADVQLGESIAVNGVCLTVVAFDAASFQADASTETLSLTTLGALAEGAVLNLERAMRPSDRLGGHLVSGHVDGLGSVLSIHEDARAQRWRFAAPPALLRYIAKKGSICVDGVSLTVNDVDAAGFEVALIPHTVANTAFAHTVVGAAVNLEIDLVARYVERLLQGRQD